One Bradyrhizobium zhanjiangense DNA segment encodes these proteins:
- a CDS encoding DUF1522 domain-containing protein, translating into MSNIVLSASVRQNLLSLQSTADLLATTQSRLSTGKKVNTALDNPTNFFTAQGLDNRASDISNLLDGINNGVQVLQAANTGITSLQKLIDSAKSIANQALQTTVGYSTKSNISTTIPGATPADLRGTTSYTYATATGNVVTNGTAGGTTPITTGTTLGGISQSLTGNAAPDGAGTAASLATGLTLLGTPSATTIATNGAPSDGDVLIVDGKTITFRAGAAPAVANVPAGSGKNNNVVTDGNGNSTVYLGTNALPAATVQDVMDAIDLASGVQKAAIAGGTATLSNSSGTNASIAGGQLTLTTGTGADLSITGKADFLKALGLTTATGSGNVNVTKARLTTSATLGTLVQDGSTLNVDGKTVTFKNAAVPAAAPTGSTKIGNIVTDNNGNSIVYLQGATVQDSLNAVDLASGAGIVSAGAVVAASGSSLSSVVNGALKLSTGTTADLSITGTGNALSAFGLTGPTGTGTAFTAGRSPGPGSISGKTLTFTSFNGGTPVNVTFGDGTNGTVKTLDQLNNQLQANHLTATIDANGVLTITTVNEYASSTLGSVTAGGAVGGTITGTVAFTTAQPPIQDPVAQTARSNLVNQFNNILAQIDTTSQDASFNGVNLLNGDTLKLVFNETGSSTLSINGVVFNAAGLGLSNLVNGVDFIDNGATNKVLASLNAASSTLRSEGSALGSNLSIVQVRQDFSKNLINVLQTGSSNLTLADTNEEAANSQALSTRQSIAVSALSLANQSQQSVLQLLR; encoded by the coding sequence ATGTCCAACATCGTTCTCTCGGCGTCAGTTCGCCAGAACCTGTTGTCGCTGCAATCAACGGCCGACCTGCTCGCCACCACCCAGTCCCGACTGTCGACCGGCAAGAAGGTCAACACGGCGCTGGACAACCCCACCAACTTCTTCACCGCGCAGGGGCTGGACAATCGGGCGAGCGACATCAGCAACCTGCTCGATGGGATCAACAACGGTGTGCAGGTGCTTCAGGCGGCCAACACCGGCATCACCTCGCTGCAGAAGCTGATCGACAGTGCCAAGTCGATCGCCAACCAGGCGCTCCAGACCACGGTCGGCTACTCGACAAAGTCGAACATCTCGACCACGATCCCCGGCGCGACGCCCGCGGATCTGCGCGGCACCACGAGCTACACTTATGCGACGGCGACCGGCAACGTCGTCACCAACGGCACGGCCGGCGGTACGACTCCGATCACCACTGGCACCACGCTCGGTGGCATTTCGCAATCCCTGACCGGTAACGCCGCTCCCGACGGTGCCGGCACCGCTGCCAGCCTGGCTACGGGTCTGACTCTGCTTGGTACACCGAGCGCCACTACCATCGCGACGAACGGTGCTCCATCGGACGGCGACGTCCTCATCGTCGACGGTAAGACCATTACCTTCAGGGCCGGGGCTGCACCTGCGGTCGCCAACGTTCCCGCCGGCTCCGGCAAGAACAACAACGTCGTCACCGACGGTAATGGCAACTCCACGGTTTACCTCGGAACAAACGCTTTGCCGGCTGCAACTGTCCAGGACGTGATGGATGCGATCGATCTCGCAAGTGGCGTGCAGAAGGCTGCGATCGCGGGCGGCACCGCAACCCTGTCGAACTCCTCGGGCACCAACGCTTCCATCGCCGGCGGCCAGCTCACGCTCACCACCGGCACCGGCGCCGATCTCAGCATCACCGGCAAGGCCGACTTCCTCAAGGCGCTGGGCCTGACGACCGCGACCGGCTCCGGCAATGTCAATGTGACCAAGGCGCGTCTGACCACCTCGGCCACGCTGGGCACGCTCGTTCAGGACGGCTCCACGCTCAACGTCGACGGCAAGACAGTCACGTTCAAGAACGCGGCCGTCCCTGCCGCGGCGCCGACGGGGTCGACCAAGATCGGCAACATCGTGACCGACAACAATGGCAACTCCATTGTCTATCTCCAGGGCGCAACCGTCCAGGATTCGCTGAACGCGGTCGACCTGGCATCGGGCGCCGGCATCGTCAGCGCCGGCGCCGTGGTCGCGGCGAGCGGATCGTCGCTGTCCTCGGTCGTCAACGGCGCTCTCAAGCTCAGCACCGGCACCACCGCAGATCTGTCGATCACCGGAACGGGCAACGCGTTGTCCGCGTTCGGGCTGACCGGTCCGACCGGCACGGGCACCGCCTTTACCGCGGGCCGCTCGCCGGGTCCGGGCAGCATTTCCGGCAAGACGCTGACCTTCACCTCCTTCAACGGCGGCACGCCCGTGAACGTCACCTTCGGCGACGGCACCAACGGCACGGTCAAGACGCTCGACCAGCTCAATAACCAGCTTCAGGCCAACCACCTGACGGCGACGATCGACGCCAACGGCGTGCTCACGATCACCACCGTCAACGAATACGCCTCTTCGACGCTCGGCTCGGTGACCGCCGGCGGCGCCGTCGGCGGCACGATCACCGGCACGGTTGCCTTCACGACCGCGCAGCCGCCGATCCAGGATCCCGTGGCGCAGACGGCGCGCTCCAATCTGGTCAACCAGTTCAACAACATCCTGGCGCAGATCGACACCACCTCGCAGGACGCTTCGTTCAACGGCGTCAACCTGCTAAACGGCGACACGCTCAAGCTCGTCTTCAACGAGACCGGCAGCTCGACGCTCAGCATCAACGGCGTGGTGTTCAACGCGGCCGGCCTCGGCCTCAGCAACCTCGTCAACGGCGTCGACTTCATCGACAACGGTGCGACCAACAAGGTGCTGGCGAGCCTGAATGCGGCCTCGAGCACGCTGCGCTCGGAAGGTTCCGCGCTCGGCTCGAACCTCTCGATCGTGCAGGTGCGCCAGGACTTCTCGAAGAACCTGATCAACGTGCTGCAGACCGGCTCGTCCAACCTGACGCTGGCCGACACCAACGAGGAAGCAGCCAACAGCCAGGCGCTGTCGACCCGCCAGTCGATCGCGGTCTCTGCGCTGTCGCTGGCCAACCAGTCGCAGCAGAGCGTGCTCCAGCTGCTCCGCTAA
- the flaF gene encoding flagellar biosynthesis regulator FlaF translates to MSNSAASAYARVATTTASPRDIEAQTLLKAANKLQDAVNSADPLSEQTMQALMFNRKLWTIFLSEAMRDTNPQPLDVRQKIANISVFVLSQTAALQMSPQFDHFRPLIEINRNIAAGLSGRP, encoded by the coding sequence ATGTCGAATTCTGCTGCCTCAGCTTATGCGCGCGTTGCAACGACCACCGCATCTCCTCGCGACATCGAGGCGCAGACTCTGCTCAAGGCCGCGAACAAGTTGCAGGATGCCGTCAACAGCGCCGATCCACTCAGCGAGCAGACCATGCAGGCCCTGATGTTCAACCGCAAGCTCTGGACGATCTTCTTGAGCGAGGCCATGCGTGACACCAATCCGCAGCCGCTCGACGTCCGGCAGAAGATCGCCAACATCAGCGTGTTCGTGCTGAGCCAGACCGCAGCATTGCAGATGAGCCCGCAATTCGATCACTTCCGTCCGCTTATCGAGATCAACAGGAATATCGCTGCCGGTTTGTCCGGCCGACCGTGA
- the flgJ gene encoding flagellar assembly peptidoglycan hydrolase FlgJ: MQTGTINTPRAATSSAFSVESRKGRPDFELASALQKVSPQQQAKAQKTATDFEAMFLNSMFSQMTSGLKGEGPFGDTPGTGVWRSMLTEQYSKNFAKAGGVGIANEVYRTLIMQQAKTIRTA; encoded by the coding sequence ATGCAGACCGGTACGATCAACACCCCGCGCGCCGCCACCTCTTCGGCCTTCTCGGTCGAGAGCCGCAAAGGCCGGCCGGACTTCGAGCTCGCGAGCGCTCTGCAAAAGGTCTCGCCGCAACAGCAGGCCAAGGCGCAGAAGACCGCCACCGATTTCGAGGCGATGTTCCTCAACAGCATGTTCTCGCAGATGACCTCCGGCCTGAAGGGCGAAGGCCCGTTCGGCGACACGCCCGGCACCGGGGTGTGGCGCTCGATGCTGACGGAGCAATATTCCAAGAACTTCGCCAAGGCCGGCGGCGTCGGCATCGCCAACGAAGTCTACCGCACCTTGATCATGCAGCAGGCGAAAACGATCCGCACGGCATAA
- a CDS encoding flagellar basal body P-ring protein FlgI — protein sequence MSGVRWVRIVGVACAALSALALSVTPASATSRIKDLANIEGVRQNQLIGYGLVVGLNGTGDTLNNIPFTKQSLQAMLERMGVNIRGATIRTGNVAAVMVTGNLPAFATQGTRMDVTVSALGDAKNLQGGTLLVTPLLGADGNVYAVAQGSLAISGFQAEGEAAKIVRGVPTVGRIANGAIIEREIEFALNRLPNVRLALRNADFTTAKRIAAAVNDYLGVKTAEPIDPSTVQLSIPPEFKGNVVAFLTEIEQLQVDPDLAAKIIIDERSGIIVMGRDVRVATVAVAQGNLTVTISESPQVSQPNPLSRGRTVVAPRSAVTVTEDGKKLAVVKDGVSLQQLVDGLNGLGIGPRDMISILQAIKAAGAIEADIEVM from the coding sequence ATGTCAGGCGTTCGGTGGGTGAGGATTGTTGGGGTGGCCTGTGCCGCGCTGTCAGCGCTGGCGCTCTCGGTCACGCCTGCAAGCGCGACATCGCGAATCAAGGACCTCGCCAACATCGAGGGCGTGCGGCAGAACCAGCTCATCGGCTACGGCCTCGTCGTCGGCCTCAACGGCACCGGCGACACGCTCAACAACATCCCGTTCACCAAGCAGTCGCTGCAAGCGATGCTCGAGCGCATGGGCGTCAACATCCGCGGCGCCACCATCCGCACCGGCAACGTCGCCGCCGTGATGGTGACGGGCAACCTGCCGGCGTTCGCCACACAGGGCACGCGCATGGACGTCACCGTCTCAGCGCTCGGCGATGCCAAGAACCTGCAGGGCGGGACCTTGCTCGTGACACCCCTGTTAGGTGCCGACGGCAACGTCTATGCGGTCGCACAAGGCTCGCTCGCGATCTCCGGCTTCCAGGCCGAGGGCGAAGCGGCGAAAATCGTGCGCGGCGTGCCGACCGTGGGGCGCATTGCCAACGGCGCCATCATCGAGCGCGAAATCGAGTTCGCACTCAATCGCCTGCCAAACGTGCGTCTGGCCCTGCGCAATGCCGACTTCACCACCGCCAAGCGCATCGCGGCCGCCGTCAACGACTATCTCGGCGTCAAGACCGCCGAGCCGATCGACCCCTCGACGGTGCAGCTGTCGATCCCGCCGGAGTTCAAGGGCAACGTCGTCGCCTTTCTCACCGAGATCGAGCAGCTCCAGGTCGATCCCGATCTCGCCGCCAAGATAATCATCGACGAGCGGAGCGGCATCATCGTGATGGGCCGTGACGTCCGCGTCGCCACCGTCGCGGTCGCGCAAGGCAACCTCACCGTCACGATCTCCGAGAGCCCGCAGGTGAGCCAGCCCAACCCGTTGTCGCGGGGACGGACCGTGGTCGCGCCACGCAGCGCCGTCACTGTCACCGAGGACGGCAAGAAGCTGGCCGTGGTTAAGGACGGCGTGTCGCTCCAGCAGCTCGTCGACGGCCTCAACGGCCTCGGCATCGGTCCCCGCGACATGATCAGCATCCTCCAGGCGATCAAGGCCGCTGGTGCGATCGAAGCCGACATCGAGGTGATGTGA
- a CDS encoding flagellar assembly protein FliX, translating into MRIYGPNGTTLGAPASQARRTGSGTFVLPDTSSAQETRSAAAPKAAANIDALLALQGVDEDPVERRKRSVARGRTALDVLDDLKMGLLSGNLDASTVMRLRDAAANLKSSSGDSGLDAVLSEIELRVEVELAKAGQA; encoded by the coding sequence ATGCGCATCTACGGACCGAACGGCACCACGCTTGGAGCGCCGGCCAGCCAGGCCAGGCGGACGGGATCCGGCACCTTCGTCCTGCCCGACACCTCGTCGGCGCAGGAGACGCGGAGTGCTGCGGCGCCGAAAGCTGCCGCTAACATCGATGCGCTGCTTGCACTGCAAGGCGTCGACGAGGATCCGGTCGAGCGCCGCAAGCGCTCGGTCGCCCGCGGTAGGACCGCACTCGACGTGCTCGACGATCTCAAGATGGGGCTCCTGTCCGGCAATCTCGACGCGTCGACCGTGATGCGGCTGCGCGATGCCGCAGCGAACCTCAAATCGTCGTCGGGAGATTCCGGTCTCGATGCTGTGCTTTCCGAGATCGAGCTGCGCGTCGAAGTCGAGCTCGCCAAGGCCGGGCAGGCGTAG
- a CDS encoding winged helix-turn-helix transcriptional regulator: MKPDVYAANCPTRQILDRVGDKWAVLILLLLREEPMRFNQLRRTIEGISQKMLSQVLKSLERDGLLRRRAIATVPVTVEYSITQLGLTLAAAVDPLRDWAEQNLKDVLAAQRRYDSQQKEEAA, from the coding sequence ATGAAACCCGACGTTTATGCAGCGAACTGTCCGACGCGCCAGATCCTCGATCGCGTCGGCGACAAATGGGCGGTGCTGATCCTCTTGCTGCTGCGCGAGGAGCCGATGCGCTTCAATCAATTGCGCCGCACGATCGAGGGCATTTCACAGAAGATGCTGAGTCAGGTTCTCAAATCGCTCGAACGCGACGGCCTGCTCAGGCGCCGTGCCATCGCGACCGTGCCTGTCACGGTGGAATATTCGATCACGCAGCTCGGGCTGACGCTGGCGGCGGCGGTCGATCCCCTGCGCGATTGGGCCGAGCAGAATTTGAAGGACGTGCTCGCCGCCCAGCGCCGCTACGATTCACAGCAGAAGGAGGAAGCGGCGTAA
- a CDS encoding NAD(P)-dependent oxidoreductase, with translation MKIAVAGASGRAGSEITKELSLRGHTVTAIARNPEKIAALPNVTPTKGEVLDQAGLAKLWAGHDVAVSSVHFLASDPLKLIGAAKDSKVGRYIVVGGAGSLEVAPGVKLVTTPGFPAQYKAEAEKGSAFLDLLRQEKNLNWTFISPSALFVEGERTGRFRLGTDQLLADANGKSWITFADYAIALADEIERPAHLRQRFTVGY, from the coding sequence ATGAAAATCGCAGTCGCCGGCGCCTCGGGCCGGGCCGGGTCGGAAATCACCAAGGAACTGTCCCTTCGTGGCCATACGGTTACTGCTATTGCCCGCAATCCGGAAAAGATCGCGGCCCTGCCGAACGTCACGCCCACCAAGGGCGAGGTGCTCGATCAGGCCGGCCTCGCGAAGCTGTGGGCCGGACACGACGTCGCCGTGAGTTCCGTGCACTTCCTGGCCAGCGATCCGCTCAAGCTGATCGGCGCGGCGAAAGACTCGAAGGTGGGCCGTTACATCGTCGTCGGTGGCGCTGGCAGCCTAGAGGTCGCTCCGGGCGTGAAGCTAGTCACGACTCCCGGATTTCCCGCCCAGTACAAGGCCGAGGCCGAGAAGGGTTCCGCCTTTCTGGACCTGTTGCGGCAGGAAAAGAACCTGAACTGGACCTTCATCTCGCCGTCGGCGCTGTTCGTCGAGGGCGAGCGGACGGGCAGGTTCCGGCTCGGGACCGACCAACTTCTCGCAGATGCGAACGGCAAGAGCTGGATCACCTTCGCCGACTACGCCATTGCGCTCGCCGACGAGATCGAGCGGCCGGCCCATCTGAGGCAGCGTTTCACGGTCGGTTACTGA
- the dksA gene encoding RNA polymerase-binding protein DksA has product MNDRQKEYFRLKLLAWKDEILKESKLTLQALQEENVNHPDLADRASSETDRAIELRARDRQRKLISKIDAALQRIEDNTYGYCEETGEPISLKRLEARPIATLSVEAQERHEKREKVYRDE; this is encoded by the coding sequence ATGAACGACCGGCAGAAGGAGTACTTCCGATTGAAGCTCCTCGCCTGGAAGGATGAGATCCTCAAAGAGTCCAAGCTCACCCTGCAAGCCCTGCAGGAGGAGAACGTGAACCACCCCGATCTTGCCGATCGGGCTTCGTCCGAAACCGACCGTGCCATCGAACTCCGCGCCCGCGACCGCCAGCGCAAGTTGATCTCCAAGATCGACGCCGCGCTTCAGCGTATCGAGGACAACACCTATGGTTATTGCGAGGAAACCGGCGAGCCGATCTCGTTGAAGCGGCTCGAGGCCCGGCCCATCGCGACGCTCTCGGTGGAAGCGCAGGAGCGCCACGAGAAGCGCGAGAAGGTCTATCGCGACGAATAG
- a CDS encoding 2-keto-4-pentenoate hydratase translates to MDRILEAAKAIALARRNHAPLAALKRPPADEAEGYQVQRALHDLLLPHVGPLVGYKIGCTSQVMQDYIGIPHPCGGGVFQNGVHESGAKLAASNYVRVGVECEIAVRLKRDLAAGEAPFTAEWVGEAVEAYHPAIEIVDDRYVKWEIMGAPTLIADDFFAAGCVLGPLVPRSSVPDLMAVKGRAIVNDEEVSQGTGADVLGHPHNALAWLANHLAAEGKGLHAGQLVLTGSLVKTLWLKAGDKVRIELDGLGTVEAEFT, encoded by the coding sequence ATGGACAGGATTCTCGAAGCCGCAAAGGCGATCGCGCTGGCGCGCCGCAACCATGCGCCGCTCGCGGCGCTGAAGCGTCCCCCGGCCGATGAAGCCGAGGGCTATCAAGTCCAGCGTGCCCTGCACGATCTCCTGCTGCCCCATGTCGGGCCGCTCGTCGGCTACAAGATCGGTTGCACCAGCCAGGTGATGCAGGACTACATCGGCATCCCGCATCCCTGCGGCGGCGGCGTGTTCCAGAATGGCGTCCACGAGAGTGGCGCGAAGCTCGCCGCCTCCAACTATGTCCGTGTCGGCGTCGAGTGCGAGATCGCGGTCCGGCTGAAGCGTGACCTTGCCGCCGGCGAGGCGCCGTTCACCGCCGAATGGGTCGGCGAGGCCGTCGAGGCCTACCATCCCGCGATCGAGATCGTCGACGATCGCTACGTGAAGTGGGAGATTATGGGCGCGCCGACCCTGATCGCCGACGATTTCTTCGCCGCCGGCTGCGTGCTGGGACCCCTGGTTCCGCGCTCGTCCGTGCCGGATCTGATGGCGGTGAAAGGCCGCGCCATCGTCAACGACGAGGAGGTGAGCCAAGGCACCGGCGCCGACGTGCTCGGTCACCCCCACAACGCGCTCGCCTGGCTCGCCAACCACCTTGCCGCCGAAGGCAAGGGCCTGCACGCGGGGCAACTCGTGCTCACCGGCAGCCTGGTGAAGACGCTCTGGCTGAAAGCCGGCGACAAAGTGCGGATCGAGCTGGACGGGCTGGGGACGGTGGAGGCGGAGTTTACGTGA
- a CDS encoding type II toxin-antitoxin system RelE/ParE family toxin: protein MLEVVDDFDGDTFRAVYTVRFAGRIYVLHAFQKKSKRGSETPKHHIDLITARLKLAEAHYHENYVKEDRK from the coding sequence GTGCTTGAAGTGGTCGATGACTTCGACGGCGACACCTTCAGGGCGGTCTACACGGTTCGCTTTGCCGGCAGGATCTATGTTCTTCATGCTTTTCAGAAGAAGTCGAAGAGGGGAAGCGAAACGCCCAAGCATCACATCGACCTCATCACGGCGCGTTTGAAGCTCGCCGAGGCTCACTACCATGAGAATTACGTCAAGGAAGACCGCAAATGA
- a CDS encoding helix-turn-helix domain-containing protein — protein sequence MSDDKNITVGSDNVFADLGFANPEEELLKAKLVREIRDILKRRKFTQAKAAALLGLKQPDVSSIVTGRVGKFSIERLVRCLDRLDYKVDLVVRQKPRRGSSRQAAA from the coding sequence ATGAGCGATGACAAGAACATCACGGTCGGCAGCGATAATGTGTTTGCTGATCTCGGCTTTGCCAATCCCGAGGAGGAACTGCTCAAGGCCAAGCTCGTTCGTGAAATTCGCGATATCCTCAAGCGTCGAAAATTCACTCAGGCAAAGGCCGCAGCTTTGTTGGGTCTGAAGCAGCCCGACGTTTCCAGCATTGTCACCGGGCGTGTCGGCAAGTTCTCGATCGAACGTCTGGTGCGCTGCCTGGATCGGCTGGACTATAAGGTCGATTTGGTCGTGCGTCAGAAGCCGCGGCGCGGCTCGTCGCGGCAAGCTGCTGCTTGA
- the flgH gene encoding flagellar basal body L-ring protein FlgH, which yields MSPFSSASRLRRIAISALLLATCALASGCSSIDRLSQIGEQPKLSAIDNPTTQPGYKPVQMPMPKPEVASYNPNSLWRNGSRAFFKDQRARQVGDLLTVTVNITDKANLSNETQRSRTSKEDSGITDFIGSQTVTQPLKVLPGRLLTTDSTSSADGKGSVNRQEALQTNVAAVVTQVLPNGNLVVEGKQEIRVNFEIRELVVAGIVRPEDIQSDNTIDSSKIAQARIAYGGRGQIMDVQQPRYGQQVMDVLLPF from the coding sequence ATGTCTCCGTTCAGTTCGGCTTCCCGTCTTCGTCGCATCGCGATCTCTGCCCTGCTGCTCGCAACCTGCGCGCTGGCGAGCGGCTGCTCCTCGATCGACCGCCTGTCGCAGATCGGCGAGCAACCAAAATTATCGGCGATCGACAATCCGACGACGCAGCCCGGCTACAAGCCGGTGCAGATGCCGATGCCAAAGCCGGAAGTCGCCTCCTACAATCCGAACTCGCTGTGGCGTAACGGCAGCCGCGCCTTCTTCAAGGACCAGCGCGCGCGCCAGGTCGGCGACCTCCTGACCGTGACCGTGAACATCACGGACAAGGCCAACCTCTCCAACGAGACCCAGCGTAGCCGCACCAGCAAGGAAGACTCAGGGATTACGGACTTCATCGGCAGCCAGACAGTCACGCAGCCGCTCAAGGTTCTCCCCGGACGGCTCCTCACTACTGACTCGACGTCCTCGGCCGACGGCAAGGGCTCGGTCAACCGCCAGGAAGCGTTGCAGACCAACGTCGCCGCGGTTGTGACGCAGGTGCTGCCGAACGGCAACCTCGTGGTCGAGGGCAAGCAGGAGATCCGTGTCAACTTCGAGATCCGCGAGCTCGTGGTCGCCGGCATCGTCCGCCCCGAAGACATCCAGAGCGACAACACCATCGATTCAAGCAAGATCGCGCAGGCCCGCATCGCCTATGGCGGCCGCGGCCAGATCATGGACGTGCAACAGCCGCGCTACGGCCAGCAGGTCATGGACGTGCTGCTGCCCTTCTAA
- the flgA gene encoding flagellar basal body P-ring formation chaperone FlgA: MIRTTLATISALLALALPAAAADDFIAAPTLRASVSVTSDVVRVGDLIDNAGSAALIPVYRSPDLGTTGTLTVAQVLSVLRAKQVIGVMTGDIKEVQVTRLARTLVSKDLEAAVASTLERRFGLGDAANITVTFDRGISDMRLDASNTGALQPVSTRYDARSGRFDVAFEINNDNNPTPTKLRFTGTAIETVEVAVLTRDIDRTELLKSSDVSLERRPKAEVTGEPASRDRTVGMQLRRPMRAGMPIRVADIVKPDFVVRDQTVTIIYQVPGLYLTTRGKAIESGAEGDTVSVLNPQSKRTLTGVVTGRGQVTVQGASQSAPMAPAVEQTSSLKRDDVPAAAALAQSLIQAPASPAQIAQAQIPQVRVSQAPAKSE, translated from the coding sequence ATGATCCGGACCACCCTCGCCACGATCTCCGCTCTTCTCGCGCTGGCACTGCCGGCGGCGGCAGCCGACGATTTCATCGCAGCGCCGACGCTGCGCGCGAGCGTCAGCGTGACCTCGGACGTGGTGCGGGTCGGCGATCTCATCGACAACGCAGGATCGGCCGCGCTGATCCCGGTCTACCGCTCGCCCGATCTCGGCACCACCGGCACGCTGACGGTCGCGCAGGTATTGTCGGTGCTCCGCGCGAAACAGGTGATCGGCGTGATGACGGGCGATATCAAGGAGGTCCAGGTCACCCGCCTCGCCCGCACGCTCGTCAGCAAGGACCTCGAAGCCGCGGTCGCCTCCACGCTCGAGCGCCGCTTCGGACTTGGCGACGCCGCCAACATCACGGTCACGTTCGACCGCGGCATCTCCGACATGCGGCTCGACGCCTCCAACACAGGTGCGCTCCAGCCGGTCTCAACCCGCTATGACGCCCGCAGCGGCCGTTTCGACGTCGCCTTCGAGATCAACAACGACAACAATCCAACGCCGACCAAGCTCCGCTTCACCGGCACCGCGATCGAGACGGTAGAAGTGGCCGTGCTGACGCGCGACATCGACCGCACCGAGCTCCTGAAATCCTCCGATGTCTCGCTGGAGCGCCGGCCGAAGGCCGAGGTCACCGGCGAGCCCGCTTCGCGCGATCGTACCGTCGGCATGCAGCTGCGCCGGCCGATGCGCGCGGGCATGCCGATCCGCGTCGCCGACATCGTCAAGCCCGACTTCGTGGTGCGCGACCAGACCGTCACCATCATCTACCAGGTGCCCGGTCTCTATCTCACCACGCGCGGCAAGGCGATCGAGAGCGGTGCCGAGGGCGACACCGTCAGCGTGCTCAATCCGCAATCCAAGCGCACGCTGACCGGCGTCGTCACCGGCCGCGGCCAGGTCACGGTCCAGGGCGCAAGCCAGTCCGCACCGATGGCGCCCGCGGTCGAGCAGACCTCGTCGCTCAAGCGTGACGATGTGCCGGCGGCCGCAGCCCTGGCGCAGAGCCTGATCCAGGCGCCGGCGTCTCCCGCCCAGATCGCACAAGCCCAGATTCCGCAAGTTCGCGTCTCGCAAGCTCCAGCCAAGTCAGAGTAA
- the flgG gene encoding flagellar basal-body rod protein FlgG codes for MQALHTAATGMAAQELNVQVISNNIANLRTTGFKKQTAAFQDLIYEHVRRVGAQSSDQGTILPVGVDIGGGVKTVGTPRSMTQGTLSQTGNDLDLAVSGEGFFKILMPDGTYQYTRDGTFQMDNQGRIVTAQGNPVQPTITIPNNASGLTVNVQGQVSVTLPGSSTSTILGQIGLTRFINKAGLQPVGSNQFTETPSSGPPQDGTATAEGYGNITQGSLEQANVDVVSEMSDLIAAQRAYEMNAKVISAADQMMQSTTALFR; via the coding sequence ATGCAGGCGCTTCACACCGCAGCGACCGGAATGGCGGCACAGGAACTCAACGTTCAGGTGATCTCCAACAACATTGCCAACCTGCGCACCACCGGCTTCAAGAAGCAAACCGCGGCGTTCCAGGATCTGATCTACGAGCACGTCCGCCGCGTCGGCGCGCAGTCGTCCGACCAGGGCACCATCCTGCCGGTGGGCGTCGACATCGGCGGCGGCGTCAAGACCGTCGGCACGCCGCGCAGTATGACGCAGGGCACGCTGTCGCAGACCGGCAACGATCTCGACCTCGCGGTCTCAGGCGAAGGCTTCTTCAAGATCCTGATGCCCGACGGCACCTACCAGTACACCCGCGACGGCACCTTCCAGATGGACAATCAGGGCCGCATCGTCACCGCGCAAGGCAACCCGGTGCAGCCGACGATCACGATCCCGAACAACGCCTCGGGCCTGACCGTCAACGTCCAGGGTCAGGTCTCGGTGACGCTGCCGGGCTCGTCGACCTCGACCATCCTCGGCCAGATCGGCCTGACCCGCTTCATCAACAAGGCGGGCCTCCAGCCCGTCGGCAGCAATCAGTTCACCGAGACGCCTTCCTCCGGCCCGCCCCAGGACGGCACCGCGACGGCCGAAGGTTATGGCAACATCACGCAAGGAAGCCTCGAGCAGGCCAATGTCGACGTCGTCTCGGAGATGAGCGACCTGATCGCGGCCCAGCGCGCCTACGAGATGAACGCCAAGGTGATCAGCGCCGCCGACCAGATGATGCAATCGACCACGGCGCTGTTCCGCTGA